DNA from Alnus glutinosa chromosome 2, dhAlnGlut1.1, whole genome shotgun sequence:
tgaacatgaaaataaacatgtaacaattgacacacctaaattaaaaataaaattaaatgaactgttattaaaaaatagttgacgATTTTTTGGCCCACATACGATTTTATTCTctctgcaccaatctctcagcaggaattctacatcttctgcatcatactcctcaaaaaatttctccggcattctcgcacggatactctcgggcgtgtcaccgtctccaatttgtagttgggttttgaacctcgacttccacgagcggtgcttacgtccaatatcattccacgcctcctgttgtgccctgcgcatgtctactgatacaggtagatagaactcctcctgcacatttcaatcaaagcattataggtttaaaaacttcaacctaaacattaagctcaagtttaattcaaataaataattaaattatattcataaacataccatcagcgcgttccacattgcctgcttaatctgcctatttaccctcgcccattcgtcccgcatgtgtatgtaggacccactcctgatcatcttgcccacttcccgccgaaaacgattgcaggctcgtcctacaggttgtatagcagcattgtactgcaatacaatcttcttccccctcgggagcacccagtttctcgctgggtcgtcaatcacctcataataaatggtcccgtctgggttgtaccctaatgaaaaaatatattcaacattaatttaattggttaacactaaataacacacacacacatatataaacaaaatgtaatcaaatagttatttttttccaaaccaaaaaaaatattttggtaacataatatgagttttaaggatgtctacatatgtacttacccatcaaccgaatctgcccaGTCCCTATGTGCTACGTCGTtgggtcgcctgcaacctcctcgccaacctctccggctggtggatgatgctgatcatcatctgaatccataccctgggggctaccgggggccaactgatcggtacccaacatcgcaacgtcctcctcgtGGAtagtctggctcccccccacatctggcatctgactctcaccagaaagcggcatctgactctcaccggaaagcggcatctgcctatctacatgccccgggccctgactcgcccccgatgctggcatctgtctcggccccaaaatctggccctgcatcgccgcctgtgccggtatctgtccgaaccccacagccggcatctgcatctccccggtctgtgacagtggaaatctaccatcctgcgtctcactatcagggttacacgtcgaCGGTACACTATACGTAAACGGATAGTACGGCGCATGACCCTGTTGACCCATCCCCTCTCGCAtccaccatcgataggcgttacccggttgggtgaaccctaactgagataatg
Protein-coding regions in this window:
- the LOC133860193 gene encoding uncharacterized protein LOC133860193: MDQGRHPYAYRAPRPPVPPMTTPTDSTPVYTAAWPHHPDGPYRPLLPGMVAVPTSDHGQTSTAGVGSSPLSEPPTLSQLGFTQPGNAYRWWMREGMGQQGHAPYYPFTYSVPSTCNPDSETQDGRFPLSQTGEMQMPAVGFGQIPAQAAMQGQILGPRQMPASGASQGPGHVDRQMPLSGESQMPLSGESQMPDVGGSQTIHEEDVAMLGTDQLAPGSPQGMDSDDDQHHPPAGEVGEEVAGDPTT